From the genome of Bacteroidales bacterium WCE2008, one region includes:
- a CDS encoding Putative auto-transporter adhesin, head GIN domain — MIRKIALLIAVIMAIFAVEALAGKESDKVIVNEYDLEEFRGITADDIYEVHVTHGLVQSVRVEVSEWLADFVEIGVSGKTLNLSVKPGIYKSGISISREGIRIRSRRNSGKIKVFVTAPELYRVKLSGAASLIAEGKFICDNGDFRIELSGASNAKGLLVEGSKADIHMSGASTLDLDGAFDSVKAALSGASNFDMNVDCGDFYGHISGASSIKLSGKGDFIRFEGSGASNLIAPDFHANEGNVRLSGASHASVNVSGSLDIKTSGASSCTNKAR, encoded by the coding sequence ATGATAAGAAAAATAGCACTACTGATCGCTGTCATCATGGCGATCTTCGCAGTCGAGGCTCTCGCAGGAAAGGAGTCTGACAAAGTCATCGTCAACGAATACGATCTTGAAGAGTTCAGAGGTATAACTGCCGACGATATCTATGAAGTCCACGTTACTCATGGACTTGTCCAGAGCGTAAGAGTTGAAGTTTCAGAATGGCTCGCGGATTTCGTCGAAATCGGTGTTTCCGGCAAGACTCTCAATCTTTCCGTGAAACCGGGTATCTACAAAAGCGGCATCTCTATTTCCAGAGAGGGAATAAGAATCCGTTCAAGAAGAAACAGCGGCAAGATCAAGGTTTTCGTGACCGCTCCGGAACTATACCGTGTCAAGCTGTCCGGCGCCGCTTCGCTTATAGCCGAGGGTAAATTCATCTGCGACAACGGAGATTTCAGGATCGAGCTTAGCGGAGCTTCCAACGCAAAAGGTCTGCTCGTGGAAGGAAGCAAAGCCGATATCCATATGAGCGGAGCTTCAACTCTCGATTTAGACGGAGCATTCGACAGCGTCAAGGCTGCCCTGAGCGGAGCCTCCAATTTTGACATGAATGTCGACTGCGGCGATTTCTATGGCCATATAAGCGGAGCATCGAGCATAAAGCTCTCCGGAAAAGGCGACTTCATCAGATTTGAAGGAAGCGGAGCGTCGAACCTTATTGCTCCGGACTTCCATGCCAATGAAGGTAACGTCCGTCTCAGTGGAGCTTCCCATGCTTCCGTCAATGTCAGCGGCAGTCTCGACATCAAGACTTCTGGCGCTTCCAGCTGTACCAACAAAGCCAGATAG